The genomic segment TTGCATgtgcgtggctggggaggccgaggagacTTAAAATCGTGgctgaaggggaagaaaacacgtccttcttcataTGGCGGCAGGAGAGAGATGTGCTGAGCGAAGTGGGAAAAATCCCTTATAAAATcgccagatcttgtgagacctcTCTCTCATGAGAAGAGCGTGGAGGAACTGCCCCAAGATCTAATCACCCCCCATGAGGTCTCCCCGCAACgtgtggggattataattcagattacaattcaggatgagatttggatgggaatacagagccaaaccatatcattccacccctgggcCTTCCCACAccttatgtcctcacatttcaaaacacagtcatGCCCTTCTAACAGTCCTCAAAAGTCTTAAGTCATTCCAGCATTCACCGCAAAATCGAAGTTCAAAGCCtcacctgagacaaggcaagtccgtTACACCCACGAGCtcgcaaaatcaaaagcaagtttgtTACTTCCTCGATGCAATGGGGCTACAAGCATTTGCTAAAAACACCTGTATGGTAGAAATTGGCCAAGGCAAAGGGGCTGTGTGCCTCATGCCAGTCCAAAATCCAACAGGGCATCATCAAACCTTAGATGATCTCCTCTGACTTCATGCCTCACATCCGGGTCGTGCCGATGCAAGAGGTGTGCTCCCacggccttgggcagctctgcccctgtggctttgcagagaacagcccccctcctggctgctttcatggccggtgttgagtgtctgtggcttttctaggtgcatggtgcaagctgacagtggatctaccattctttggtctggaggacagtggccctcttcttacagctccactaagcagtgccCCAGTGAAGACTCTATGGGGGATTCACTCGCGTTTCCCTTCTGCCCTAGCAGGGGTTCTCCACGAGGGCCCGTTCCTGCAGCAcatttctgcctggacatccaggcatttctgtaCATCCTCCAAAATCTAGGTGGAGGGTCTCCAACCTccattcttgacttctgtgcacccacaggctgaACACCACTTGTAAGCTGCCAAGgcctggggcttgcaccctctgaagcaatgacctgagttgtaccttggccccttttagccacagctaaaGCTGAAGCAATGGAGACAAAGGGCATCATGTCCCAAGGTTGCACGGAGCAGGAGGGACCTGGTCCCAGCCCATGAAACTgcttttccctcctaggcctcctggcccatggtggaaggggctgctgtgaagggaGCAGGCTCCATTTTCCCCGTTGCCTTGGTGGTTAACATTTGGCTACTTGTTAcccaaatttctgcagctggcttgaatttcccTCCagaaatgggcttttcttttctactgcaatgtcaggctgcaaatttcccatgcttttatgctctgttttctcttaaatgctttgccacttagaaatttctcccACCAGATACCCGAAATCATTCTCTTAAGTTTGAATTTCCATAAATCTCTAGGGCAAGGCCAAAATGCCCCCAGTCTCTTTGCCAAAGCATAGCAAgtgtcacctttactccagttctcaCCAAGTCCCtcgtctccatctgagaccacctcagcctgtagTTCATTGtcaatatcactatcagcatttcagCCGAAGTCATTCgacaagtctctaggaggttccaaactttccctcattttcctctcttcttctgagccctccagactgttccaaactctgcctgttacccagttccaaagtcgcatTCACATTTTTGAGTATCTTCATAGCATGCCCTACTCTCTGCAGTAGCAATTTATgggttctcacactgctataaagaaatatccgagactgggtaatttataaagaaaagaggtttagttgactcaaaGTTCTGCGTAACTCAAACGAGTTCTTCTTCAcgaggcagaaggagagagaagtgctgagCGAAGTGGGGAAAACCTCTTCTGAAACCCTCAGGTCTTGtgagactcactatcatgaggacagcccgggggaaaccactcccatgattcagttacacCCAGTGAGGTCCCCCTGCCCCCAACATGGGATTACAATTTGGATTAcaactcaaggtgagatttgggtggggacacagagccaaacgtGTCAGAATGAGTCATGCACTGCAGGTCCAGTGCACATCACACACTCCACCGTTTCTAGAGAAGGGAGCAACCGAAGTAAAAATCCCTGCCTTCAAGGGAGTCACACTCTAGCGTCAAAGAAAGACCCAGGAAGAAACGATTGTGGTGAAATGAGAGAGCTGCTCTCACAGAAGCAGGACAATGGTGGCGGAGCTAAGGGACTGGGAACCCGGATGCCAGGAGACAGGGACAAGTCTTCCCTGACAGGGGGCACTGCATTTCACTCTCACACGAGCTGACCTCTGCCCTTTGAGAGGCGGGGAGGTTGAGAATGTCACTGAGATGCCAGAGAGCAAGATCAGTGCAGTGCAGGGGTGCACAGCCAGCTGGGCACAGGAGCCGGCAGGGCCGGGAGGAGGAGACCAGCAGTTGGTTTAGCAATTAGGAGTGTCTCAGTGGAGCCTTCCTGGTGTGTTTAGGAGCTGAGCTTTACCACTGGGGCAGGGACTAGCTGGGTGAATAAAGGCCATGGGAAGCCCCAGGACGGGGAGGCTGTTAATGACCCAAAAGGGTGCCTGGGCTGAGTTAGGTGGTCCAGACTAGGGACTGGAATCACTGGGACCCGCAGAACTCTCTAAAGAGCTCATGGTACCTTTCGGAAGATGACTTTGGGACCAAAGCGGGCCATCAAGAAGAGCAGTCACATCCTCTGTCCCCAAAATTCCGTAAAGATGACAGAGTAAGGGAGAATACGTGTATAACCAGCAAGAGAAACcatgaaagagacaaagaggctGCACGATTTCTCAGGAGAAGGGGTAGGATCAGCAAACTACACACGGAGAACAGCAGGAAAAGCCACTGCAaagacaaggcaaaaccctgtgcCCAAGAGGCAGGCAGAGGGGCGTAGGCGCAGTCCCCAGGGCCATGGAACTAACTGGAGCGGGCCCAGCTAGAACTAACTGGCTTCTCAACAAAAGAAAGGGCCGGGGGCTGCGAAGCGTCACAGCAGAGTGTGCTCCGGAGTCCGCCTCCGTGGGCCTGAATTTTTCCTATGAAATGGAGATCGTGAGGATGTCACTTTTCAGCTTCAGCCAGTGCAGTTCTTATCATGATGTCGTGATGTGCGCGGGGCCGGGGAGGGGTGGTGGAGACTGGTCACCCGAGAGTGAGGCTGAACAGGAGGGCGGAGCGTGCCTAACACAGCTGCAGTGCCCCAGTGTTCCATACCACAGTAGGAAATTATCGTTCACCATAATTTATTGTCTATTTCAAAACAGCCGAGGAAAAGAACTGTACTGCTCCCAACACAAGGCAAAGATGAACGTTAGGGATGGATATCGCAGTTCCACATTGTTTACACATGCCAGAATATCCTACGTGGCCTCAGAATATGAAGGGCTACGACATATCAAGGAGAAATACAGAACAAGGGGAGGGAATGGAAGGAGACACGGGAGGGCGGGACCCTCTGCTGTCTTCAGGAAGGCCGCCAAGCTGGGGTGTATTCAGGGTAAATCCCCCGATCACATCctgagaagtaaaaagaaaaaaacaaaaaggaaacatgaGGAATAAAATTGATCAGAATTCTTGGAAATTTATAAAAGACTTGAGATATATCTGAGTAGCAGAATGGCCAAACACTGAATCATTCATCTCGATGACGGGGTGGCGGAGTTTTACCCAGAGAGAGTGagacagaggaggaaggagattagaaggaaggaaatgctcACAGATGGAAACAAGAATGTTTCCCTGAATTGAGGGAAAGTCGTGcatttttagattaaaaagaGTCTATTTTGGGAcaaaatagatgaaagaaaaaaaatgcaagcacTTAGATACATTCTAAATAAAGAACTTCAAAAGTTAAGAAACGATCCCCAGATCTTTTATAGCATAACAGCACCAAAAAGAGATTCCTGGCACGAAAGCAGCCTCCTCTTAGCGATAAGTTTCTAATGGCCACATCACACCTTCAGAGAAAATGACTTCCAAGAGCTGAAAGTATTTTGAGTCTATAATTCTATGCTCAGACAAACTATTATTCAAATAGGGGAGCAAAATAACCGATTTTCATGCGTAAAGATCTCAGAAAATCAATTTACCCTCTATGggctcttttgaaaaataatatatacatctaAACAAAACAATAGTAAACTAACAAAAATCATGAGTCTGATAAGGAAAAGGAACGTGGGACCAAGAATAatggcaagaaaagaaagagaacgtCGTAGTTAATTTTAAACCGATTTCTAGATGTGATATACAGAACTAGGAACATATTTTACATACTAAAGAGCAGGATCTTCACGTGGCAGTGTGAGAATCAGGCAGGAAAGGAGTGAGGAGAGACCAAAAGTCTGCTAAACGTCTTACTTTCTTCACTAGAAGGAAAACTATTTATTATGACTTTTAGAAAAATGTTAGGCTGAATACATGTGCTAAAAAAATACGATGGTTTCTGACCAGCTATTGGTCAATCGGATGTCtgtatataaaagaaagaatttgaagaACGACTTTGTACCAAACTCAAAAAACAATCTCTTAGACTTGGGGTCTAAATTTCAAATTGAAAAATACATGTCTTTTAGAATGAGCATGGTCAAACGTCTTCACCAGCTCTGAGTAGGTGGAGTTAAGGGTGATCATTGTGATCATACACAGAGAATTTAAAGAGACATATTTAAAACAACATGATATAAACAGAAGATGTCACAGAGTGGTGTCTATTTCATTCACTATTTCAGATAAGCCTCTTTTGGCTTTGTTGGCTTTCTCTGttatgttttcacattttactaatttctgcttttaattttgcAACTTCTGTTCGtctaaatttccttttgttttgttttggggagtgtgtgcctgtgttcagACTAATGTTTGTTCTGCTAACTGGTGGAGGTGAACGCTGTGATACTTTTCAACTTCccatttttaacaaaagaaataaaacattgctGCTAAACTGGTGCTTCATGATCGTTACCTTGAAGTCCTTGTGACATCAGTATTAAGACATCTGCTCTAcctcataaaatatacacattatctgtttatatcattttgttttaaatatgccTCTTTAAATTCTCTATATATGATCATAATAATTACCCTTAACACAGAGGGAAATAAAGTCAGAAATCTTCCCAGACCTTTCTGGAAGACAATGTCCTTGACACCAAAACTGGACAAGTatgatacaaaaaataaaatgctaggtTAATTTTTGTTGTGAAAGTTGATGCTAATGtcctgaaaatataataaattgaaTTCAGGACTATGTAAAaattccatgtgtgtgtgtgtgtgtgtgtgtgtgtgtgtgtgtgtgtgtatgaatatatatataattaatatacgTTAGTATTTATTCCAAGTTTATTTCATGAATGCAATGAGCttataacattaggaaaaatccATTAATATAATTGGTcatattaagaaattaagaagaaaaagtacTTATCATCCCAATTGACAAaagaagcatttaataaaatatgtaactCCGTAGTATTTGAAATGACCGATTCAGCCAACCAATGCACTTCAATATCTTAGTATTTCAGCAGATTAGGGACATCATAGAAAGATTCTGAATGTATAAGTGCTTCTAACCACCCAAATATCATGCCAACGGTGACTCTATCTAGGTCAGTACTTTTCAAAGGCAGGGGCAAGATCAAAGTTTTTCTCTCAACAGCCTTTTGAAGAAAGAGAGTAGGGTGGATGGTTTATGAATcccagagaggaggaagccaATTTGTTATTATTTGCAGATTATATGAATGTTTATATAGTGTAGGTTTATGTAGACTAGGCAAGTTCACTGAGCTCTCTAGGTACAAGATCTAGCAACATGTACAAAGCCATATTGTTCATGCATAACGGCTTCGATCAATTAGAAGCTGTAATAACCATCACAGAAGCAATGAAAATTGTGTTGCTTAGTAAACGGCCAAaattattaagtaatttttaaagaaaataataaacttccATTGAGAAGCGTAAAGGAGAACTTGAAGAAATCACAGACATACACCCTGGTCTTGGGTGGTTATTCCCAAGGTTCTAACAATGACAATTCTCCCCAAGTGGACATATCAACTCAATTATATGTGGTTGGGAGCTAGGCCATATGtaccatagtattccatggcgtatgtGGAATAGGACGTGAGcgcatttatttttatggctgcagagtagcCCATGGAATACTGTAAATACTATGGTGTGTGTTctatacacaccatggaacactatgcagccatcacaaggaatgagatcatgtcctttgccgggacatggatggagctggagaccatcatccttagcaaaataacgcaggaacagaaaaccaaatacgaaatgttctcacctataagtgggagctaaatgatgagaacccaCGGACACAAacaggggaacaacagacattggGCCCTACTTGAGGTTgcggggagggagaggagcatgCAGCTGACTCTAGGGTACCAGGCTTgctacctggatgatgaaataatctgtacaacaaacccctgtgagaAGAGTTCACACATATCGCAAACCTGCACttatacccctgaacctaaaataaaagttaaagaaacaaaacaaaattgtaacAGAATTTTTCATATCAGAGGACAAGTTTATCCTCATATCTGAACAGAAtaaatgactaaaaaaaaaatccaggtcaaATTCATCcgagtccctacaaaggacaggaactcatcattttttatggctgcgtagtattccacggtgtatatgtaccacattttctttgtccggtctatcactgatgggcatttgggttggttccaggtctttgctattgtacacagggctgcaatgcatcattctcagcaaactgacccaagaacagaaagccaagcactgtatgttctcactcataggtgggtgttgaacaacgagaacacgtggactcagggagaggagcatcacacacaggggagagttgggggggtggaggggagagacaacggggggtggggagggaggggagggcggggagggataacatgggagaaatgccagatacagtatgcacctaaagtaaaataaatttaaaaaaaaatccaggtcaaaattaaaaaatagaaaggaagggGATTTGTCCCACTAAGATAAATACTTACAAGTTGCACAGCACCCTGGCTGGTACAGACAATGAATCCCCCGGGGACACCCTCAAAATGCAGCAAACTCACAAACGAACGCCGCCCGCCACAGGCCTGCGGTTAGCAACTGGCTTTCCGCACAGAACAAAAGGGAATTCCTCTGGCAGGAAGAGCTGCTCTGAAATGCCCCCAAGTCATAAATAGCCGTCATTGATCCTGTGTGTGGGGGCCACTGACGTGTTCTGCTGCAGGTGTGTTAGCTGCTGATGGGAGGAGCTCACCTGATGCAGTGCAGGACCTCGCGGGGAGAGTGCACCTGTTTCCTTTTCCAGAAGACTCTGACTCTGAGATGCGTCCGGTCCACGTGTTCAGGTGGGAGGTTGTGGACACGCACGAGGGGCTTGGGCACCAGGACGACGCCGATGCTTCTAGTTATGCGTCCTGAGAAGAAGCCGTGGCCAGCCCACTTTTCTGGTTTCTGTTCTAAGAAAACCAGCCTTGAGAGAACAGTGTGCCTCTGTGACATCAGATCACTGCCACAGAGCTTGGGGCTCCCTGAAGCAGAGATgcaaaatatgtttcaaaatatcCAGAGAGGGACCTTCTGGAGTGCCCCGCTGCTTTGGATGGTGTCCTTTCTGCAGACTCAGATTTGGGGCCTGAAGCACCTTGTCCTGAGGGAGGAGTAGCTCCTCCGACTCACCCAGTTCTGTGGCTTAAGTCTGCGGGGGCCAGGAAGGCCCTTCCAAGCGAGTGCCCGTCCTGGAGAGGTGGGCATTCCCTCTTCAGAGATAAAAGGAAGCCCCCCCAGAGTGGTAAGTTGGGCCAGGCATCTGGGTGGATGCTTTCTCTAGGGCTCTGGGATTGGAAATGAACCCGCGCGATATTGGTGCCATGTCCATTTGCCCGTCTCCCCATCCGCACCTGTGTTGTGTCTGACTGGCTCCCACCCCCTGCCTGCAGCCCAtacctttcccttcctccctcccttcaggCTTGGCTGTTCCCAGGGCTTTCCCACTTGCTCCTTCCTTATGGTGAAATTCACATTCATCATCCTTGGTCAGAGTTCCTCAGAGCCACTGGCTCAGGTCATCACTGGCTTCACCCACCTTTGGAGAAATCAGGAGACATGTCCCACCGACAGCTCTGAGAAAGTCAAACTCcatcaggcgtggtggctcttgcctgtaatcccagcacttcgggaggttgaggcaggcagatcacctgaggtcgggagtttgagaccagcctaaccaacacagagaaaccccatctctaataaaagtacaaaattaactgactgtggtggtgcacacctgtaatctcagctactcaggagacggagacaggagaatggcttgaacctgaaggcagaggttacagtgagccaggatcatgccattgcactccagcctgggcaacaagagcaaaataccATCCCCCTTCCCCCaacgaaaaaagaaagaaaggaaagaaagtcaaACTCACAATCCGTGGATGGAAAGTCAGCCTCCCGTTCTTGGTTTCGCCACTGTTGTGTCTTGAACACTTACTATGCTGGGCatacttatcatttttatttcactgtatcCTCAAATTTAAGATGCAGCCTGTCTTCCCATCTCCATTAAACGCACACCAGGATCAAGGATTCTAGCGCTGCAGAGACTAGTCCAAGTCACACGTTGCGGGCAGCAAAGCCAGAACGTGAGCCTGAGCCTGAGCCTGAGCCTGGAGGCCAGAGACTCTAGGCTGAGAAGGAATCTCACTGCCACCCGTGCCGCCCAGGTGGCAGCATCCTGCTTCTGACCTCTCACCCTGAGCTGCAGACCTTCTGGCTCCTGATCCTTCTGCCTGGACTATCAGCCGGTGCTCCGTGCTGCGCCTGCCTGGCCGGCCTCAGTCCCCGCTGGGGAGGTCCCTGAGTGTCCATTCCGTCCTGGGGGTATGTGGACTCCCTGCCACGGTCTTTCTCGTCTTCCTGGTCTTGAGCTTTCTGAGCTTACAGGTGGGAGCGTGTTGAGTAGAGCAGCAATGGTGGCTTTCACTGAATGCCCCCTGCACACCACAGGCATGGCTCTGGGGGGCCCGTTTCCATCCGTTTGGTGAGTTTTGCTTCTGCAGTAGTGCCAGGCACAGTAGAAGGCAAACATCCCGAGGATCATGAAGACATCTGGACTGTTGCTTCCAAACACAAGGCATCCTCTGAGCTATGCACAGGGGTGGGTGCTGCCATCCATGGGCCCCGGGTTCTCTCTCAGCAGTGCTTCCACTGTGGAGGGGGTGATAATGGGGTCCCAGAAGCTCCTTCACAGGTGACAAGTGCCAAGAAGGCTCTCCATGTGAAGCCTGTGAGAACGTGGGATTCCCAAGGCCGAGACTAAGTCTGACATCTCTGAGGCCGGGCCCACAGTGGGCCCCTTAGCTAGAGTCTGGGGCCCGGTGAGGACTCACAGGTGGCCTCTCCTGGCGGCCAGGCCTTGTGTCCCTTGGTGTTCTCTTCCATAGAGTTACAGCTTCAACAGTTCCTCCACTGCTCCTGGTGCTTTCTCCTGAGTGCCGGCTCACAGCTCCTTGTGGGCCCCCTCCCAGGCAGCACAGTCCAGAGTCACCACATGCCCATGGAGGGTGGCGTCCTTGGACACAAGGTCTGGGCAGTGATAAGATGCACACCACACAGGGAGAGGCCCAGGGTCCCACCAGCTGAGGGTAATGGGCATCCACAGCTGCAGCCTGGAGATCCCACTTGCTGGCCTGCTGCTGTGTCAACAGTTCTGGGACAGGTCCACTGCGAAtaggcagggaaggggagggggctcAGGGGCCCTCTGCAGAGATTTCGGGGTAAGCAGAGTCTTAACGGATGGGCCAGCTTTGGAGATGGGATAGGGAGGGATAGACGCTCCCCCCAGCAGGGGAGCATGGCCACCACGG from the Callithrix jacchus isolate 240 chromosome 1, calJac240_pri, whole genome shotgun sequence genome contains:
- the LOC118147684 gene encoding uncharacterized protein LOC118147684 isoform X1; this encodes MSQRHTVLSRLVFLEQKPEKWAGHGFFSGRITRSIGVVLVPKPLVRVHNLPPEHVDRTHLRVRVFWKRKQVHSPREVLHCIRLWASWHAEDEQTASTWRFLGSFLSTSRVQPRASSWHLFNFTGVHWRTPRPEEQTGAPKNKEGQRGQRACEEGG
- the LOC118147684 gene encoding uncharacterized protein LOC118147684 isoform X2, yielding MSQRHTVLSRLVFLEQKPEKWAGHGFFSGRITRSIGVVLVPKPLVRVHNLPPEHVDRTHLRVRVFWKRKQVHSPREVLHCIRLWASWHAEDEQGAATCILLAFI